One segment of Ricinus communis isolate WT05 ecotype wild-type chromosome 8, ASM1957865v1, whole genome shotgun sequence DNA contains the following:
- the LOC8278145 gene encoding expansin-like A2, protein MAVFLFFLFFLISSATACDRCPHQSKAAYFSKASQLSSGACGYGSSAIGFNSGHLAAGVPTLFKGGAGCGACFQIRCRNKTMCSSKGTTVILTDLNHNNQTDFVLSSRAFMAMANKGMGQDILRLGIVDIEYKRVPCVYKNQNLAVRVEESSQKPNYLAIKVLYQGGQTEIVAMDVAQVGSSNWSYMSRNYGAVWDTSRVPGGALQFRFVVTAGYDGKWIWAKSVLPADWKPGVVYDSGVQISDIAQEGCSPCDDEIWK, encoded by the exons ATGGCTgtattccttttctttctcttctttctaaTCTCATCTGCAACTGCTTGTGATCGTTGTCCGCATCAAAGCAAGGCTGCATATTTCTCTAAAGCCTCTCAACTTTCTT CTGGGGCTTGTGGGTATGGTTCTTCAGCAATTGGTTTCAATTCTGGACACCTTGCAGCTGGTGTTCCTACTCTTTTCAAAGGGGGAGCTGGTTGTGGTGCCTGTTTTCAG ATAAGATGCAGAAACAAGACCATGTGTAGTAGCAAAGGCACTACAGTGATTTTGACTGATCTCAATCACAATAACCAGACAGATTTTGTTCTTAGTAGCAGAGCTTTCATGGCCATGGCCAACAAGGGCATGGGCCAAGACATTTTGAGACTTGGGATTGTCGATATTGAATATAAAAG GGTACCATGTGTGTACAAAAACCAGAATTTGGCAGTGAGAGTTGAAGAATCAAGCCAGAAACCAAATTACTTAGCCATCAAAGTGTTATATCAAGGTGGGCAGACAGAAATAGTAGCAATGGATGTAGCACAG GTTGGGTCATCAAATTGGAGTTACATGAGCCGAAACTACGGGGCGGTATGGGACACAAGCAGGGTTCCAGGAGGGGCACTGCAGTTCCGGTTTGTGGTGACTGCAGGGTACGATGGGAAATGGATTTGGGCAAAGAGTGTTCTTCCAGCGGACTGGAAGCCAGGAGTTGTGTATGACTCAGGGGTCCAAATCAGTGACATTGCCCAGGAAGGCTGCTCTCCATGCGATGACGAGATTTGGAAATGA